Proteins found in one Quercus robur chromosome 2, dhQueRobu3.1, whole genome shotgun sequence genomic segment:
- the LOC126714036 gene encoding uncharacterized protein At1g65710, with the protein MGTCFSKKKESSSSSSSSCPSAVVGVASTPKTDPDVTHLSNDTRCNNDNTHKAKVENSELKMKLKKEKKIVQEDQQVEEYESGVVKKEIFVIKHRKSHDDRDRNTRSPPPPQQDCVASTTTSNEVVPESMANKVATGAAAASIGVGVRTSSCTKEEVDAILIQCGRLSRSSSGKAASSSASASADRGRKYSGSKRSYDFDRCENEVVAAVDDVQKKANVIDDLCLEDERRNHHRQRHRQSSRPSSSSQGRRRTPSREREKDQQQRSSSRERRVSRSPGRRSSETSTPASTTTVGAAHTSGNGTNRPGKMVSVPATVSSLVMDKSNNAAPAGESATGTSVKRISVRRNAGSDAAMAASRGAASPRSQSPARANGKISNDNQQPSLSRSSSRKAEHSPYRRNPLSEIDTNSLAYPQPPNNNSKVQNRNKRETEEGIVLNQKPNAEIINSSNNRAVHGTKNKTSNRGALDNQVVTVNCIQKEQLVEEARDQQPSATGHVTIKTVVASGAENLKPQAITRSRSGRRSRDLDLNSETLLNPTSSYAALLLEDIQNFHQKSNTPSVSLPACVTKACSILEAVADLNSTTSSNLSCAFSEDRKSPTYQSNREAYNVALGATLVGKRVADTKDPFVVESEVAVTDDVTEPSFHKYVTVRRGGALVGAADMEDQESSGSNSFVAGGQQQHWGLSSSSWEPNSADSTDCWTSGLNTREEDQKSPLGFEGSGLSEPGRNMNETRKRLSGKKSDCDQQRSGGIGRGRLGTSRGLHSTPVVAAAAST; encoded by the exons ATGGGTACTTGTTTCAGTAAGAAGAAagagtcttcttcttcttcatcttcttcttgtcCTTCTGCTGTTGTTGGTGTTGCTTCAACACCAAAGACAGATCCAGACGTTACCCATTTGAGTAATGACACACGTTGTAATAATGACAATACCCACAAAGCTAAAGTTGAAAATTCCGAGCTGAAAATGAAGctaaagaaggagaagaagattgTGCAAGaagatcaacaagtggaagaatATGAAAGCGGAGTAGTGAAGAAAGAGATTTTTGTCATCAAGCACCGGAAGAGTCATGATGATAGAGATCGAAATACTCGAAGCCCACCTCCTCCTCAACAAGACTGCGTTGCTTCTACTACTACTTCTAATGAAGTGGTACCTGAATCAATGGCTAACAAGGTTGCAACCGGAGCAGCAGCAGCATCAATTGGTGTGGGTGTGAGGACATCGAGCTGCACAAAAGAAGAGGTGGATGCCATTCTTATTCAGTGTGGTAGGCTTAGCCGAAGCTCTTCCGGCAAGGCTGCTTCCTCATCAGCTTCTGCTTCTGCTGACCGTGGTAGAAAGTACTCGGGTTCGAAGAGGAGTTACGACTTTGACCGATGTGAGAACGAAGTTGTTGCTGCTGTTGATGATGTCCAAAAGAAAGCCAATGTCATTGACGACTTGTGTTTAGAGGACGAAAGAAGAAACCACCACCGTCAACGCCACCGCCAATCATCGCggccatcttcttcttctcaaggGAGGAGAAGAACACCCAGCAGAGAAAGGGAAAAAGACCAGCAACAGAGATCCAGCAGCAGAGAGAGGCGAGTGAGTCGATCCCCGGGTAGACGATCATCTGAGACATCCACTCCTGCTAGTACTACCACTGTCGGTGCAGCTCACACTTCTGGTAATGGTACTAATAGGCCTGGAAAGATGGTTTCAGTCCCTGCTACTGTTTCATCCTTGGTGATGGATAAGAGCAACAATGCTGCTCCTGCTGGTGAATCTGCAACAGGAACTTCTGTCAAGAGGATTTCAGTCAGGAGGAATGCTGGAAGCGATGCTGCGATGGCAGCTTCAAGGGGTGCTGCATCTCCTCGATCTCAGTCCCCAGCAAGAGCAAATGGTAAGATTTCCAATGACAATCAGCAGCCATCTCTTAGCCGAAGCTCCTCCAGGAAAGCAGAACACTCTCCTTACAGAAGAAACCCATTGAGTGAGATTGATACCAACTCCCTCGCATATCCACAGCCACCCAACAACAACAGCAAGGTgcaaaatagaaacaaaagaGAGACTGAAGAAGGGATTGTTCTGAATCAG AAACCAAATGCTGAGATAATAAACAGTAGCAACAACAGAGCTGTTCATGGGACTAAAAACAAAACGAGCAACAGAGGGGCACTGGACAACCAGGTTGTGACTGTAAATTGCATACAGAAGGAACAGCTGGTGGAAGAGGCTAGAGATCAACAACCATCAGCCACCGGTCATGTCACCATTAAAACTGTGGTGGCCTCAGGTGCTGAAAACCTGAAACCCCAGGCAATAACAAGAAGCAGGTCTGGCAGGAGATCCCGAGACCTAGACTTGAATTCTGAAACTTTGTTGAATCCTACATCATCCTACGCTGCACTGTTGCTTGAAGACATCCAAAATTTCCACCAGAAAAGCAACACACCTTCAGTTTCTCTCCCAGCTTGTGTCACCAAAGCCTGCTCCATCTTGGAAGCAGTTGCTGACCTTAACTCCACTACAAGTTCTAATTTATCCTGTGCTTTCTCTGAGGACAGGAAAAGTCCAACATATCAATCTAACAGGGAAGCCTACAATGTTGCTTTGGGTGCCACTCTTGTTGGGAAGAGAGTAGCAGATACCAAAGACCCTTTTGTTGTAGAATCTGAGGTAGCTGTCACAGATGATGTAACGGAGCCAAGCTTTCACAAGTATGTAACAGTGAGGAGAGGTGGTGCATTAGTTGGTGCGGCAGATATGGAAGACCAAGAATCCTCAGGCAGCAACAGTTTTGTTGCTGGTGGTCAACAACAGCATTGGGGCTTATCTTCTTCATCCTGGGAACCCAATTCAGCTGATTCCACTGATTGCTGGACTTCAGGATTAAACACCAGAGAGGAAGATCAAAAGAGTCCACTGGGTTTTGAGGGAAGTGGGTTATCTGAACCAGGCCGCAATATGAATGAAACCAGAAAGAGATTGAGTGGGAAGAAGAGTGATTGTGATCAACAGCGGAGTGGTGGGATTGGGCGTGGCCGGCTTGGCACCAGTAGAGGCCTGCACTCAACTCCTGTTGTTGCAGCTGCTGCATccacataa